One window of the Ananas comosus cultivar F153 linkage group 21, ASM154086v1, whole genome shotgun sequence genome contains the following:
- the LOC109726330 gene encoding salutaridinol 7-O-acetyltransferase-like produces MAITVDIVSRETVKPSTPTPAQLRSYKLSWIDQNHPIYHLPVVFFYSATPSSAPADVTILKSSLSTVLASFYPLAGRLTGNSLVDCGDQGVEFFEALAPDADLSEILSSDEPNLDELKKFLPCSKGEASCCDSEPTVILSVQATVFRCGGIAVGVCVSHKIADGRSLFSFLQGWAAAARGSFSSEYSPSFDGAAVFPPNENAVPNAAEQPLEKPPQVHKRFVLSGPKIAALREKTASSATRFLAVAALVWRCAVRMRPVARVAVAVVVADTRSRMELRSPNGSFGNCCTAILVGIPIDEVENIAKSDVNENTKYVLEEEMGAAVKRVDTEYVRRLQGEDGWQRELELGWEAVRKCGGATEAGFEMNVFSSWLRLPVYGVDFGWGPAAWACMTRVRPSTTVVMPRPPAAGDPQGMEVWASLEKDEMAELQRELDKLVPLNTVHHVTQP; encoded by the coding sequence ATGGCGATTACCGTAGACATCGTTTCCCGCGAGACCGTGAAGCCCTCCACTCCAACTCCTGCCCAACTTCGATCCTACAAGCTCAGCTGGATCGATCAGAACCACCCCATCTACCACCTCCCCGTCGTCTTCTTCTACTCCGCCaccccctcctccgcccccgccgACGTCACAATTTTGAAATCTTCGTTGTCGACGGTGCTAGCCAGTTTCTATCCCCTCGCCGGCAGGCTGACCGGCAACTCCCTCGTCGACTGCGGGGATCAGGGGGTCGAGTTCTTCGAAGCCCTCGCACCCGACGCCGACCTCTCGGAGATTCTGAGCTCCGACGAACCCAATCTCGACGAGCTGAAGAAGTTCCTCCCTTGTAGCAAAGGCGAGGCCTCTTGCTGTGACTCCGAGCCGACAGTCATTCTCTCAGTGCAGGCCACCGTATTCCGATGCGGCGGCATTGCTGTCGGCGTCTGCGTCTCGCACAAGATCGCAGACGGCCGATCGCTCTTTTCATTTCTGCAAGGGTGGGCTGCGGCGGCGAGAGGTTCTTTCTCATCTGAGTATTCCCCGTCGTTCGACGGCGCTGCTGTTTTTCCGCCGAACGAGAATGCAGTTCCAAATGCGGCCGAACAACCGCTGGAGAAGCCGCCGCAGGTCCATAAGCGGTTCGTGCTCAGTGGGCCGAAAATTGCGGCGCTGAGGGAGAAGACGGCATCTTCGGCAACGCGATTCCTGGCGGTGGCAGCGCTGGTCTGGCGGTGTGCTGTGCGGATGCGACCCGTCGCCCGGGTagcggtggcggtggtggtggcggaCACACGGTCGCGGATGGAGCTGCGGTCTCCGAACGGCTCCTTCGGCAACTGCTGTACGGCAATTCTCGTCGGCATTCCGATAGACGAGGTAGAGAATATTGCTAAATCGGACGTGAATGAGAACACAAAATATGtgctcgaggaggagatgggaGCGGCGGTGAAGCGAGTCGACACGGAGTATGTGAGGCGGCTGCAGGGCGAGGACGGGTGGCAGAGGGAGTTGGAGCTGGGCTGGGAGGCGGTGCGGAAGTGCGGCGGGGCGACGGAGGCGGGGTTCGAGATGAACGTCTTCAGCAGCTGGCTGCGGCTGCCGGTGTACGGGGTGGACTTCGGGTGGGGCCCTGCAGCGTGGGCCTGCATGACGAGGGTGCGGCCCAGCACCACGGTGGTGATGCCGCGGCCGCCCGCCGCAGGGGACCCGCAGGGGATGGAGGTCTGGGCGTCGCTGGAGAAGGACGAGATGGCGGAACTCCAGCGGGAGCTGGACAAGTTGGTCCCCCTGAACACGGTCCACCACGTCACCCAGCCGTGA